One genomic region from Cydia pomonella isolate Wapato2018A chromosome 4, ilCydPomo1, whole genome shotgun sequence encodes:
- the LOC133517338 gene encoding lipase member H-like, which produces MEARLFLVVIWMSACVAYEYSSGTPAGYMSDCPGMNASTEFTDKTRRSLKAVVMMPSAGYVRSRETSCRLSVAGAACAARWLDLKRRRTQVLIAGYLDASFSPVVRSVAGAYLNLGRNVILVEVFPLLIRTYPMAARITRPLGRLLGEFLAELTRRGLPPSRLEISGGSLGAHIAYYASVKYRELTGRKPARLTGLDPAGPCFRNLPPWERFNAGGAERVDALHTNIDGFGIAHPMGHVDFYANGGEFQPSMVGDFIMPCFLLCSHLRSAFYWLLAYDNPDKFIAVRCDTMEQARRGDCYDKPVVFNFLGPKTNHSKPGIYYLPTSERTPYYLGEEGLKKRRYGHNDYLLKTSVEPEGDVMV; this is translated from the exons atGGAGGCTCGACTTTTTTTAGTGGTGATTTGGATGAGTGCGTGTGTAGCTTATGAGTATAGCTCAGGGACCCCGGCTGGATACATGAGTGATT GCCCAGGCATGAATGCATCAACAGAGTTCACAGACAAAACTCGGCGCTCCCTCAAAGCCGTGGTCATGATGCCATCAGCTGGCTATGTCAGGAGTAGGGAGACTAGCTGCCGGCTCAGCGTGGCTGGCGCGGCCTGTGCAGCTCGCTGGCTGGACTTAAAGAGGCGGAGAACACAG GTCCTCATAGCCGGGTACTTGGACGCGTCGTTCTCTCCCGTAGTGCGGTCGGTGGCTGGTGCTTATCTGAACCTGGGCCGCAACGTCATCCTGGTTGAGGTCTTCCCGCTGCTCATCCGGACTTATCCAAT GGCAGCGCGCATCACACGGCCGTTAGGCAGACTACTCGGCGAGTTCTTGGCGGAGCTGACCCGACGAGGTCTACCACCGAGCCGACTGGAGATCTCAGGCGGTAGTCTGGGAGCCCATATCGCTTACTACGCCTCTGTCAAGTATAGGGAACTGACGGGAAGGAAGCCTGCAAGGCTCAcgg GGTTAGACCCGGCGGGCCCTTGTTTCCGCAACCTGCCGCCCTGGGAGCGCTTCAACGCGGGCGGTGCGGAGCGCGTGGACGCTCTGCACACGAATATAGACGGTTTCGGCATCGCTCACCCGATGGGACACGTGGATTTTTATGCTAATGGCG GTGAATTCCAACCATCAATGGTAGGAGACTTCATCATGCCATGCTTCCTACTCTGCAGCCACCTCCGCTCCGCCTTCTACTGGCTTCTAGCATACGACAACCCTGACAAATTCATAGCAGTGCGTTGCGATACTATGGAACAAGCCCGCAGGGGAGACTGCTATGATAAACCTGTAGTCTTCAACTTCTTAGGGCCTAAGACTAACCACAGCAAGCCAGGGATATACTACCTGCCTACGTCTGAAAGAACACCGTATTATTTGGGGGAAGAGGGGTTGAAGAAGCGGAGATATGGACATAATGATTACTTGTTAAAGACGTCAGTAGAGCCGGAGGGGGATGTGATGGTGTGA